A window of Rhododendron vialii isolate Sample 1 chromosome 11a, ASM3025357v1 contains these coding sequences:
- the LOC131306453 gene encoding pathogenesis-related homeodomain protein — protein MSEDINMDASSAQPMGEAGDISPPRHNTSITDLEFGVRSLASEATYEKPATSVENVRKGSKEAMAEGIEQQVQEDFSRNSSFDQLGQQLEDTTVNSSEQLGLLPRGTAGKNLSANHSSELNHELVPESVTSYTLADKQEVAISYVQNGLVCTGTVEISHVEQFGQPSEDVAKNSNSEQLRPPPEDERESSLELSRLAPEDAAVNIRPGQLTPLPYNVSKNRDLDQLESPQDYEANEASTSGGGGRRTSIRSTKGKHALKSSVSSARVLRSRSQEKSKAPEPVSNLPEHSNGTIEETGRKKRKKKRVKETPVDEFSRIRKHLRYLLHRWTYEQNLIDAYSGEGWKGQSLEKIKPEKELQRAKLEIFRCKLKIRDLFQRLDLSISKGRFPASLFDSEGQIDSEDIFCAKCESTELPADNDIILCDGACERGFHQLCLEPPLLKDDIPPDDEGWLCPGCDCKVDCIELLNDSQGTNLSILDTWEKVFPEAAAAAAAGNNLDDNLGLPSDDSEDNEYDPDGSEVDEKGEESSSDESDFYTASEDNGTSPKSKQNLELPSDDSEDDEYDPDAPDLDDQVKQESSSSDFTSDSDDFGVVFDNTKSCRGSNGEGPKVGQGKKPSINDELSSLLESDPGHGETAPVAGRRHVERLDYKKLYDDTYGNVSSDSSDENWVDDADAPKKRRRNMEKGASVSPGGRTPSTQGLNANDAKHNQEVSGHAPKRRAREKIDVEGTNNSPAKRGSTTSSSERSAYRRLGEVVTQGLLKSFKENQFPERATRDNLAKELGITQHQVRKWFENARWSFRHTSRMESKLAESVPSYSTPPKKNQSESGVGKVNAGVTIGNSSTEESNRLRSTTSRGRKRRIQLETQESDHVLGIEEIRKESASVDLPKAEDLREKGRSPKSQEVRKRGRPKKR, from the exons TCAAGAGGATTTTTCCAGAAATTCAAGCTTTGATCAACTGGGGCAACAACTGGAAGATACCACTGTAAATTCTTCTGAGCAGTTAGGGTTGCTTCCTAGAGGTACTGCCGGGAAAAATTTATCTGCTAATCATTCCTCTGAACTAAATCATGAACTAGTTCCAGAAAGTGTAACTAGTTATACATTGGCAGACAAACAGGAGGTTGCTATCAGCTACGTACAGAATGGACTGGTTTGTACTGGGACAGTAGAAATCAGCCATGTTGAACAATTCGGCCAACCATCTGAGGATGTAGCCAAAAATTCCAATTCGGAACAACTGAGACCACCACcagaagatgagagagagtctAGTCTGGAGCTATCGAGGTTAGCACCTGAAGATGCAGCAGTGAATATTCGTCCTGGACAGTTGACACCATTACCATATAATGTGTCCAAGAATCGGGATCTTGATCAATTAGAATCACCACAAGATTATGAAGCTAATGAAGCTAGTACATCAGGAGGTGGGGGTAGAAGAACCTCTATAAGGTCAACAAAAGGAAAACACGCACTGAAATCTTCTGTAAGCAGTGCTAGAGTTTTGCGATCTAGGtcacaagagaaatctaaagcTCCTGAGCCAGTTAGTAATTTGCCAGAGCATAGTAATGGCACTATTGAAGAAACaggaaggaagaagaggaagaagaaacgGGTAAAGGAAACTCCAGTTGATGAATTCTCTAGGATTAGAAAGCATCTGAGATATTTACTACATCGATGGACGTACGAACAAAACTTAATAGATGCGTATTCTGGTGAAGGGTGGAAAGGGCAGAG CCTGGAAAAAATAAAGCCAGAGAAGGAACTTCAACGTGCCAAATTGGAAATTTTCCGCTGCAAATTGAAGATAAGAGATCTATTTCAACGTCTTGATTTGTCAATTTCCAAAGGAAGGTTTCCGGCATCGTTGTTTGATTCTGAAGGACAGATTGACAGTGAGGAT ATATTCTGTGCAAAATGTGAGTCTACAGAATTGCCAGCTGATAACGACATCATACTATGTGACGGTGCTTGTGAACGTGGTTTCCACCAGTTGTGTCTTGAACCACCATTATTAAAGGATGACA TTCCTCCTGATGATGAGGGCTGGCTTTGCCCTGGATGTGATTGTAAGGTTGACTGCATTGAATTGCTTAATGATTCTCAAGGAACTAATCTTTCTATTCTGGACACATGGGAG AAGGTATTCCCTGAggcggcagcagcagcagcagctggaAATAACCTAGATGATAATTTGGGACTTCCATCAGATGATTCTGAGGATAATGAGTATGACCCTGATGGTTCAGAGGTCgatgagaaaggagaagaatcTAGTTCTGACGAATCCGATTTCTATACTGCTTCTGAAGATAATGGAACTTCGCCCAAGAGCAAGCAGAACTTGGAGCTACCTTCTGATGATTCAGAGGATGATGAATATGATCCTGATGCTCCAGATCTCGATGACCAGGTTAAGCAGGAAAGTTCAAGTTCTGATTTTACTTCCGACTCTGATGATTTTGGTGTTGTGTTCGATAACACCAAATCCTGCAGAGGCTCCAACGGAGAAGGACCTAAAGTTGGTCAAGGGAAAAAACCATCTATAAATGATGAGTTGTCATCTCTGTTAGAGTCAGATCCTGGCCATGGAGAAACTGCACCTGTAGCTGGAAGGAGACATGTAGAAAGGTTGGACTACAAAAAGCTGTATGAT GATACATATGGAAATGTTTCCTCTGATTCAAGTGATGAAAATTGGGTTGATGATGCTGATGCACCCAAAAAGAGGAGGCGCAATATGGAGAAAGGTGCTTCTGTATCACCTGGCGGAAGGACCCCGAGTACACAGGGGCTAAATGCTAATGATGCGAAGCACAACCAAGAAGTGAGTGGACATGCTCCCAAGAGAAGAGCCCGTGAGAAGATAGATGTTGAAGGTACAAATAATTCACCAGCTAAACGTGGTTCTACTACTAGTAGTTCTGAAAGGTCAGCTTATAGAAGACTTGGGGAAGTTGTAACTCAG GGGCTTCTAAAATCCTTCAAGGAAAATCAGTTTCCAGAACGAGCTACAAGAGATAATTTAGCGAAAGAATTAGGAATCACGCAGCATCAGGTTCGCAAATGGTTTGAAAATGCTCGTTGGAGCTTTCGCCATACATCACGCATGGAATCAAAACTAGCCGAAAGTGTCCCCAGCTATAGCACTCCACCTAAAAAGAATCAGTCAGAGTCTGGAGTGGGCAAAGTGAATGCTGGGGTAACCATTGGCAATTCATCGACTGAAGAAAGTAACAGGCTGAGATCTACAACCTCAAGAGGCCGCAAGAGACGGATTCAGTTAGAAACGCAAGAATCAGATCATGTTTTGGGGATTGAGGAGATCCGAAAGGAGAGTGCATCAGTTGATTTACCTAAAGCTGAAGATTTGCGGGAAAAGGGAAGATCACCGAAATCTCAGGAAGTGCGGAAAAGGGGGAGACCTAAGAAAAGGTAA